From Companilactobacillus heilongjiangensis, one genomic window encodes:
- the glgB gene encoding 1,4-alpha-glucan branching protein GlgB → MQDTLADKSYLFNTGRSFKSYGFLGCHMHDEGRAEFNVWAPNAKSVAVVGDFNDWQDSPMKQIENTGIWHIETNNAKLGNLYKFAVVGPDGKRNLKIDPYATQFERKPGDAAVVTPPIGHKWHDGLWLGRRKRSKPAQRPMNIYEVHLGSWKRHDDDSYYTYSEYADELIPYVKELGYTHIELMPVMEHPLDASWGYQQLGYFATTSRFGSREDFLNFIDNCHLANIGVIVDWVPGHFIRNYDALYQYDGTPTFEYQDENRADNKGWGAWNFDLGKAQVQSFLISSALYWIDECHLDGLRVDAVSNMLYLDYDVGKENLVNKYGDNRNLEGIEFLQKLNQVVHQEHPDTLMIAEESSAYKGVTDTVVDGGLGFDYKWNLGWMHDTLKFFEMDPLYRHDHYNLLTFAFVYMYNEKFILPFSHDEVVHGKKSLMHKMPGDRYNQFANLRTMITYLLAFPGKKLTFMGSEWGQFLEWRDWSQLEWVDLKDPLNQKMQAFTKAINDVYHDERPLWEQDYEPEGMIYSNTDDNESSTMGFIRQGKKKRQFVVAAFNFVPVEKQDYRIGVPYSGDYELLINTEDERFGGTWTKLETQFTADKTPFNGQPASFTVTLPAMGALLIRPTKLNRG, encoded by the coding sequence TTGCAAGACACATTAGCTGATAAAAGTTACTTGTTTAACACGGGGAGGTCTTTTAAAAGTTATGGTTTCTTAGGATGTCACATGCACGATGAAGGTCGAGCGGAATTCAATGTTTGGGCTCCAAATGCTAAATCCGTCGCGGTCGTTGGTGATTTTAACGATTGGCAAGATAGTCCTATGAAACAGATTGAAAATACTGGTATCTGGCATATCGAAACTAATAATGCCAAATTGGGTAATTTGTATAAATTTGCGGTTGTTGGACCTGATGGCAAACGTAATTTAAAGATAGATCCATACGCGACTCAGTTCGAAAGAAAACCTGGAGATGCGGCGGTTGTCACACCTCCAATCGGTCACAAATGGCACGATGGTTTGTGGCTCGGACGAAGAAAGCGGAGTAAACCAGCACAACGACCGATGAATATTTATGAAGTTCATCTTGGTTCTTGGAAGCGACACGATGATGACAGTTATTATACGTATTCTGAGTATGCGGATGAATTGATTCCTTATGTTAAAGAGCTTGGTTACACGCATATTGAGTTGATGCCTGTCATGGAGCACCCTTTGGATGCTTCTTGGGGTTATCAGCAATTAGGATATTTCGCTACTACGAGTCGTTTTGGTAGTCGAGAAGATTTCTTAAACTTCATTGATAACTGTCACTTGGCAAATATCGGGGTCATTGTTGACTGGGTTCCGGGACACTTTATTAGAAATTACGATGCACTTTATCAATATGATGGGACGCCAACGTTTGAATATCAGGACGAAAATCGAGCTGATAACAAAGGTTGGGGTGCTTGGAATTTTGATTTGGGCAAAGCTCAAGTGCAGAGTTTCTTGATTTCGAGTGCCTTGTATTGGATTGATGAATGTCACTTGGATGGACTGCGTGTTGATGCGGTTTCAAACATGCTTTATTTGGATTATGACGTCGGCAAGGAAAATTTGGTCAATAAATACGGTGATAATCGTAATTTAGAAGGTATCGAATTTTTACAAAAACTGAATCAAGTCGTCCATCAGGAACATCCTGATACATTGATGATTGCCGAAGAATCTTCAGCATATAAAGGTGTTACGGACACTGTTGTCGATGGTGGCTTAGGATTTGACTACAAGTGGAATCTCGGTTGGATGCACGATACGTTGAAATTTTTCGAAATGGATCCGCTCTATCGTCACGATCACTACAACCTATTAACATTTGCTTTTGTTTACATGTACAATGAAAAATTTATTTTGCCATTTTCTCATGATGAAGTTGTTCACGGTAAGAAGTCGTTGATGCACAAGATGCCGGGGGACCGCTACAATCAATTTGCTAATTTGCGGACGATGATTACTTATTTACTAGCCTTTCCGGGTAAAAAATTAACTTTCATGGGTTCAGAATGGGGTCAATTTTTGGAATGGCGTGATTGGAGTCAGCTCGAGTGGGTCGATCTAAAGGATCCCTTGAATCAGAAGATGCAGGCATTTACGAAGGCCATCAATGATGTTTATCACGATGAACGGCCACTTTGGGAACAGGACTATGAGCCTGAAGGGATGATTTATTCCAATACGGATGACAATGAAAGTTCAACGATGGGCTTTATTCGTCAAGGTAAGAAAAAACGTCAATTCGTCGTGGCAGCTTTCAACTTTGTACCAGTCGAGAAACAGGATTATCGTATCGGAGTTCCATATTCAGGTGATTATGAATTACTTATTAACACGGAAGATGAGCGCTTTGGCGGTACTTGGACCAAACTGGAAACGCAATTCACAGCAGATAAAACGCCTTTTAACGGCCAACCTGCTAGTTTTACGGTGACACTTCCAGCTATGGGAGCGCTATTGATTCGACCAACCAAACTTAATAGAGGGTGA
- the glgD gene encoding glucose-1-phosphate adenylyltransferase subunit GlgD gives MKHNSVSAIINLVEPWEQLEPLTTNRPVGTLPFGGRYRLIDFPLSSITNAGIQNAMIISPRSGRSVADHLRSGNDWNLDTIRGGLFNFPYNDLSLIAPQKKETLIHHYYDNTILFLKRSNSEYSVIMGTRNICNIDLRALLRYHQERDNPVTTVYKSIDAKEANPSTSVLQLTDNGMATAILPAASKNVVPNENGKFAKSLNIYMMSTVDLIDILKEANERGDLISLEDLMLQAVMQHSANAFEYTGYYANIHDIESYYNASMSILAEDNFRSLFYTQRRIYTKVKNEIPTFFAKSSHVKGSLCGTGGYIEGKIDHSVIFRNVFINRKSQIKDSVIMQGTRIGAGTKVENAIIDKNVVIGPNMQLMGTPEKPLVIGKGERIFRQTEVSNE, from the coding sequence ATGAAACATAATAGTGTGAGTGCCATCATAAATTTAGTTGAACCATGGGAACAACTCGAGCCATTAACAACGAACCGTCCAGTGGGAACTCTGCCTTTTGGCGGTCGCTATCGTTTGATTGATTTTCCACTTTCCAGCATTACTAACGCCGGAATTCAAAACGCCATGATTATTTCACCACGTTCAGGCCGTTCAGTTGCGGACCATTTGCGTAGTGGTAATGATTGGAATTTGGATACTATTCGCGGTGGATTATTTAATTTTCCATACAATGATTTGTCATTGATTGCTCCACAAAAGAAGGAAACATTGATTCATCACTATTACGACAATACGATTCTCTTTTTGAAACGCAGCAATAGTGAGTACTCCGTAATTATGGGAACGAGAAATATTTGTAATATCGACCTCCGTGCTTTGTTACGTTATCACCAAGAACGCGACAATCCAGTCACAACAGTCTACAAGAGTATCGATGCCAAAGAAGCTAACCCAAGCACATCGGTTTTACAATTGACTGATAATGGGATGGCTACCGCAATTTTACCTGCTGCCAGCAAGAATGTTGTTCCAAATGAGAACGGTAAATTTGCCAAGAGTTTGAACATTTATATGATGAGTACAGTTGATTTAATCGACATTTTGAAGGAAGCTAATGAACGTGGAGACTTAATCAGTTTAGAGGACTTGATGCTCCAAGCGGTTATGCAACACAGTGCCAACGCCTTTGAATATACTGGCTACTACGCTAATATCCATGATATCGAAAGCTACTATAATGCCAGCATGTCGATTTTGGCAGAAGATAATTTCAGATCACTCTTCTATACTCAGCGTCGAATTTACACGAAGGTTAAGAATGAAATTCCAACGTTCTTTGCTAAGAGTTCGCATGTCAAAGGCAGTCTCTGTGGTACTGGTGGCTACATTGAAGGAAAAATTGATCATTCAGTTATCTTCCGAAATGTGTTCATTAATCGCAAATCACAAATTAAGGATTCCGTCATTATGCAAGGGACCAGAATTGGTGCCGGGACGAAAGTTGAAAATGCCATTATCGACAAAAACGTAGTCATTGGTCCAAATATGCAATTGATGGGGACACCTGAAAAACCTCTTGTAATTGGTAAAGGCGAACGAATATTTCGGCAAACGGAGGTATCTAATGAATAA
- the glgA gene encoding glycogen synthase GlgA, with product MNKVLFAAAEAAPFYKTGGLGDVIYALPQALHQDNEVKIAIPYYGKLFPEKYRNLVKDLMHFTVRVGEKTKYCGIKTLELNGIQYYLIDNEEYFGRDSLYGYWDDGERFAFFQLAVCEMLEKVNYIPDVLHLNDWHTAFIPVLLKDKYNWIDAYRHIKTVLTIHNIQFQGIYDPIILGSLFGIGRRTFNEGSVEYYGNVNFMKGGITFADAVTTVSPSYAKEIQTPNFGEYLDGILRDNSYKLHGIVNGIDMKIYDPATDTNIPEHFSVKDMKGKALDKKALQKAVGLPQKDVPIFAVVSRLTRQKGMDLLLDALNEFLQNHDVQVVILGTGDPDLEKGFRGYQDAYPDKLAAKIEFDVKLAQLIYAGSDAFVMPSAFEPCGLSQMMAMRYGSVPIVHSVGGLRDTVVPFNKFTKKGTGFGFDDYRFEVLGKMLDSAFDLYTKAPKTWQELRKQGMEQDFGWENSATKYRNLYQELTD from the coding sequence ATGAATAAGGTTTTATTTGCGGCAGCAGAAGCAGCACCTTTTTATAAGACTGGTGGTTTGGGGGATGTTATTTACGCTTTGCCACAAGCTCTGCACCAAGATAATGAAGTAAAAATAGCTATACCTTACTATGGAAAGCTTTTTCCGGAAAAATATCGTAATTTAGTTAAAGACTTGATGCACTTTACCGTTCGTGTCGGTGAAAAGACGAAGTATTGTGGTATCAAAACGCTCGAACTCAACGGGATTCAATACTATCTGATCGACAACGAAGAATACTTTGGCCGCGACAGCTTGTATGGCTATTGGGACGATGGCGAACGGTTTGCCTTTTTCCAATTGGCAGTCTGTGAAATGCTAGAAAAGGTCAACTATATTCCAGATGTATTGCACTTAAATGACTGGCACACCGCCTTTATTCCCGTATTATTGAAGGATAAATACAACTGGATTGACGCTTATCGCCATATTAAGACAGTTTTGACGATTCATAATATTCAATTCCAAGGAATCTATGACCCAATTATTTTGGGCAGCTTATTTGGCATTGGCCGTCGGACTTTCAATGAGGGTAGCGTTGAATACTATGGAAATGTGAACTTTATGAAAGGCGGCATCACGTTTGCGGATGCTGTTACCACAGTTTCACCCAGCTATGCTAAAGAAATTCAAACCCCTAATTTTGGTGAATATTTAGATGGCATATTACGTGACAATTCCTATAAATTACACGGAATTGTTAATGGAATCGATATGAAAATCTATGATCCAGCAACTGATACCAATATTCCGGAACATTTCAGCGTTAAGGATATGAAGGGTAAAGCACTTGATAAAAAGGCCCTCCAAAAGGCTGTTGGACTACCTCAAAAAGATGTGCCTATCTTTGCAGTCGTCTCACGTTTAACACGTCAAAAAGGTATGGATCTGTTGTTAGATGCTTTGAATGAATTTTTACAAAATCATGATGTACAAGTTGTCATTCTAGGAACTGGTGACCCAGATTTGGAAAAAGGTTTCAGAGGGTACCAAGATGCCTATCCTGACAAGCTTGCTGCTAAAATCGAGTTTGATGTGAAGTTGGCACAGTTAATTTATGCCGGAAGTGACGCTTTCGTTATGCCATCAGCCTTTGAGCCCTGTGGCTTATCACAAATGATGGCAATGCGCTATGGTAGCGTACCAATCGTCCATTCCGTAGGTGGATTACGTGATACAGTGGTGCCGTTCAATAAGTTCACCAAAAAAGGAACTGGTTTCGGATTTGACGATTATCGCTTTGAAGTCTTGGGCAAGATGTTAGATTCCGCCTTTGATTTATATACTAAAGCTCCCAAAACTTGGCAAGAACTCAGAAAGCAAGGGATGGAACAAGACTTTGGCTGGGAAAATTCAGCTACTAAATATCGTAATTTGTATCAAGAATTGACTGATTAA
- a CDS encoding glucose-1-phosphate adenylyltransferase translates to MLAIILAGGQGSRLGKLTKSTAKPAIPFGGRYRIIDFTLSNCANSGINTVGVITQYQPLELNAHIGNGSSWGLDDQMGGVTVLQPFSSTEGEKFFEGTAHAIYQNIEYIDQQNPKYLLVLSGDHIYKMDYEAMLAYHKAKKASLTVGVIPVTPEEAKRFGMMNTDETDRIIEFEEKPEHPKSNKASMGIYIFNWATLRNYLTTSFSTNKELEDFGKNVIPMYLANNESAYAYSFEGYWRDVGTIQSLWQANMEFLSPYNSLNIGDHNWRINSKAQVLPPMYLTSTSNINNSMIVDSCYVAGEVDHSILSQRVSVGAGSKVVDSMIMPGATIGKNAVVDHALVGEEAVIGDDAVVKGTEDDIAVVGYGEVLGVKKS, encoded by the coding sequence ATGTTAGCAATCATTCTTGCCGGCGGACAAGGTAGTCGGTTAGGAAAATTGACTAAATCCACAGCAAAACCAGCGATTCCTTTTGGAGGACGCTATCGTATCATTGATTTTACACTAAGCAATTGCGCTAATTCAGGTATCAATACTGTCGGGGTCATCACCCAATATCAACCTTTGGAACTAAACGCTCACATCGGAAATGGTTCCAGTTGGGGTCTGGATGATCAAATGGGTGGCGTTACTGTTCTGCAGCCATTCTCATCGACAGAAGGAGAAAAGTTCTTCGAAGGAACAGCCCACGCTATTTACCAAAATATTGAATATATTGACCAACAGAATCCAAAATATTTGCTAGTCCTTTCTGGTGACCACATTTATAAGATGGATTATGAAGCAATGCTGGCTTATCACAAAGCTAAGAAAGCTTCATTAACTGTTGGTGTTATTCCGGTAACTCCTGAAGAAGCCAAACGTTTCGGAATGATGAATACGGATGAAACTGACCGCATCATCGAATTTGAAGAGAAACCAGAACATCCTAAGAGCAACAAGGCTTCAATGGGTATTTATATTTTCAACTGGGCAACTTTGAGAAATTATCTAACCACTAGTTTCAGCACTAACAAAGAATTAGAAGACTTCGGTAAAAATGTTATCCCAATGTATTTAGCAAATAATGAATCCGCCTACGCTTATTCATTTGAAGGTTACTGGCGTGACGTTGGTACAATCCAAAGTCTCTGGCAAGCAAACATGGAATTCCTTTCTCCATACAACAGCCTGAATATCGGCGACCACAATTGGCGAATCAATTCCAAAGCTCAAGTTTTGCCACCAATGTATTTGACATCGACAAGCAATATCAATAATTCAATGATTGTTGACAGTTGTTATGTTGCCGGTGAAGTTGACCATTCGATTTTGTCACAGCGTGTTTCAGTCGGTGCCGGTAGTAAAGTCGTGGACAGTATGATTATGCCTGGAGCGACGATTGGAAAGAACGCTGTGGTCGACCATGCATTAGTCGGAGAAGAAGCAGTTATTGGTGACGATGCTGTTGTTAAAGGAACTGAAGATGATATTGCCGTTGTAGGTTACGGCGAAGTATTGGGGGTTAAAAAATCATGA
- a CDS encoding glycoside hydrolase family 13 protein produces the protein MSIVIEYNSFETSKKAPFGAVVEGTEVDFNIRVHSSNDIQQVILHVAQDGHWDTEHQFQMNLGPHSYQAEFTPISSGLFFYYFEVITNQESCFYGCLDGGFGGEGVIYLKRSDVQMYQLTVMSHVEKIPDWYKHGLGYHIFVDRFNNGNSDGHINNPKPNSFIYGQKSDLPMYIRNNKQEVVRWDFYGGNLLGIEKKIPYLKQLGVTIIYLSPIFEAMSNHRYDTSDYFKIDPMLGTLTDFDRLVKKIHEAGMHVILDGVFNHVGVNSRYFNQAGTYETLGATQSKDSRYYPWFTFTKYPQEYDSWWGVTDLPTVNKENVDYQNFIYGGDDSVIDYWTSRGVDGWRLDVADELPDEFILGIRQALDKYPDKVLIGEVWEDASHKLAYGKRRHYLEGGMLQAVMNYPLRKLIIRVLTGDLKPSEWWLELMTLKENYPQTVFKYNFNNIGSHDTRRILTALHGNHDWLEQAFGLLFTLPGVPCVYYGDETGLTGGKDPENRAFFPWDDLNTNLQQAVEHLYHWRSRNSWIDDAEFAPFHLDNYGIGYVYWQGDKKLLVVLNTSSNERQINSNDLMLDVVPSDLAVEIKKCLTDKSLEHGEFKIIEDF, from the coding sequence ATGAGTATTGTGATTGAGTACAATTCATTTGAAACGTCAAAAAAAGCTCCATTCGGCGCGGTGGTCGAAGGAACTGAAGTTGATTTTAATATAAGAGTTCATTCTAGCAATGATATTCAACAAGTTATTCTGCATGTGGCACAAGATGGTCACTGGGATACGGAACATCAGTTTCAGATGAACTTGGGACCACATTCTTATCAGGCTGAATTTACACCGATATCTTCGGGTTTGTTTTTCTACTATTTTGAAGTTATTACGAATCAGGAAAGCTGTTTCTATGGCTGTCTAGATGGCGGCTTTGGCGGTGAAGGCGTGATTTATTTGAAGCGCTCGGACGTCCAAATGTACCAGTTAACCGTTATGAGTCATGTTGAAAAGATTCCTGATTGGTATAAGCATGGTCTGGGTTATCACATCTTTGTCGACCGTTTTAACAATGGTAATTCTGATGGTCACATTAATAATCCGAAACCGAATAGCTTTATTTATGGTCAAAAGAGCGATTTGCCAATGTATATCCGTAACAATAAGCAAGAAGTTGTTCGTTGGGACTTTTATGGCGGTAATTTACTCGGAATTGAAAAGAAGATTCCTTATTTGAAGCAATTAGGCGTGACCATCATTTATTTGAGCCCAATCTTTGAGGCGATGAGTAATCACCGTTATGATACGAGTGACTATTTCAAAATTGATCCGATGTTGGGCACTTTGACTGACTTTGACCGCTTGGTTAAGAAGATCCATGAAGCAGGGATGCACGTTATTTTGGACGGTGTCTTTAACCATGTCGGAGTTAATTCACGTTACTTCAATCAAGCTGGAACGTATGAAACACTTGGTGCTACACAGTCGAAAGACAGCCGCTATTATCCTTGGTTTACTTTTACGAAGTATCCGCAAGAATATGATAGCTGGTGGGGTGTCACTGATTTGCCAACGGTTAATAAGGAAAACGTTGATTATCAGAATTTTATTTATGGTGGCGATGACTCAGTAATTGACTACTGGACTAGTCGTGGTGTTGATGGCTGGCGCTTAGACGTTGCTGATGAGTTGCCTGATGAATTTATCTTGGGTATTCGACAAGCGTTGGACAAGTACCCTGACAAAGTTTTAATCGGTGAAGTTTGGGAAGATGCCTCGCATAAATTGGCTTATGGCAAACGACGTCATTACTTGGAAGGCGGCATGTTGCAGGCGGTCATGAATTATCCGTTGCGTAAGTTGATAATTCGAGTGTTGACTGGTGATTTGAAGCCATCTGAGTGGTGGTTAGAGTTGATGACGTTGAAAGAGAATTATCCGCAGACTGTCTTCAAATATAATTTTAATAATATCGGTAGTCATGATACGAGGCGGATTCTAACTGCTTTGCATGGAAATCATGATTGGCTTGAGCAGGCGTTTGGATTGCTGTTCACGTTGCCCGGCGTTCCTTGTGTTTATTATGGAGATGAAACTGGTTTGACTGGTGGGAAAGACCCCGAGAACCGAGCTTTCTTCCCTTGGGATGATCTCAATACTAATTTACAGCAGGCAGTGGAACATTTGTATCATTGGCGTTCACGTAATAGCTGGATTGATGATGCTGAATTTGCACCATTTCATCTGGACAATTATGGGATTGGATATGTTTACTGGCAAGGCGATAAGAAATTATTGGTTGTTTTGAACACTTCATCTAATGAACGTCAGATAAACTCCAATGATTTAATGTTGGACGTGGTGCCTTCCGATTTGGCAGTTGAGATTAAGAAATGTTTGACTGACAAGAGTTTGGAACATGGTGAATTTAAGATTATTGAAGATTTTTAG
- a CDS encoding glycogen/starch/alpha-glucan phosphorylase, with translation MELKEAEFVRDYINEIRAAYAVELKDTSPMEQYMALGHLIKRYNSENWTDTSKSYRKNDVKQVYYFSIEFLPGRLLQSNMLNLGITDVVKKGIRNLGLDFDKIVRAEPDPGLGNGGLGRLAACYMDSMASIGMAGNGNGIRYRYGLFKQVFMDGYQVELPDDWLRNGNAWEVRRENRACLVKFGGHVWMQEQPDGSLKPVYDHTDDVLAVPYDTGIIGYHNVVTNTLRLWSAELPPNAEEKYYSQSQRDNIDDITKVLYPDDSNEEGRSLRLRQEYFFSSAGVQSIVRHYLSGHISLKRFAQKVAIHINDTHPTLVIPELMRILMDEHDCPWDLAWQITTSTMSYTNHTIMQEALEKWPIPMFQGLLPRIYQIVEEINRRYRAAKIPVFGEDIVDRTAPLGDGQVRMAYLAVIGSHSVNGVAPLHTELLEKDVLADLYRIYPEKFNNKTNGIAERRWLEVANQPLTKLIDSKIGKEWHFNPKLLQELSAFEGDTKFLNQLVDVKKENKQRLADYVQSEMGITIRTDAIFDVQIKRLHAYKRQVLHMLEIIREYLEIKHDPKAEVTPRVHIFGAKAAPSYHYAKSVIKVINALADLVNNDPDIGDKLKVVFIPNYGVSLGELIIPAADISEQISTASKEASGTSNMKLMTNGALSLATLDGANIDIIRAAGKQNEYTFGLTASDVYGYYHRNDYRSKAIYDSNPELQKVVNCLITNMIPGISTEGREIYDSLLQYNDEYFVLADYADYVKQQKQISQDFKDVETWQKKSLANIAASGTFSADYSVARYAEDIWQVPYKRILK, from the coding sequence ATGGAATTAAAAGAAGCCGAGTTTGTCAGAGATTACATTAACGAAATTAGGGCTGCCTATGCGGTGGAATTAAAAGACACTTCACCAATGGAGCAGTACATGGCTTTGGGACATTTAATTAAGCGTTATAACAGTGAGAACTGGACGGATACTTCTAAGAGTTACCGTAAAAATGATGTCAAACAAGTATATTATTTTTCAATTGAATTTTTACCAGGACGACTTCTCCAATCAAATATGCTGAATTTGGGCATTACTGATGTCGTCAAAAAAGGTATTAGAAATTTAGGCCTAGATTTCGATAAAATTGTTCGAGCTGAGCCCGACCCTGGACTTGGCAATGGTGGTTTGGGTCGACTTGCCGCCTGTTACATGGATTCAATGGCAAGTATTGGAATGGCTGGTAATGGTAACGGAATTCGTTATCGTTACGGTCTATTTAAGCAAGTCTTCATGGATGGCTATCAAGTTGAATTGCCTGATGATTGGCTCCGTAATGGTAATGCTTGGGAAGTCAGACGTGAAAATCGGGCTTGTTTAGTTAAATTTGGCGGTCACGTTTGGATGCAAGAGCAACCAGATGGCAGTTTGAAACCAGTCTATGATCACACCGATGATGTTTTGGCGGTTCCTTATGATACCGGCATTATCGGTTATCACAATGTGGTTACGAATACATTGCGGCTTTGGTCAGCTGAATTGCCACCAAACGCTGAGGAAAAGTATTATTCTCAAAGTCAGCGTGACAATATCGATGATATTACTAAAGTTTTGTATCCGGATGACAGTAATGAAGAAGGACGTTCGTTGCGTTTGCGTCAAGAATATTTCTTCTCCTCAGCTGGTGTCCAAAGTATTGTCCGTCATTATCTGTCAGGTCACATTAGCCTCAAACGTTTTGCCCAAAAAGTTGCGATTCATATCAACGATACCCATCCAACCTTGGTAATCCCTGAATTGATGCGTATTTTGATGGATGAACACGATTGTCCTTGGGACTTGGCTTGGCAAATCACAACGTCAACTATGAGTTATACTAACCACACAATTATGCAAGAAGCACTTGAGAAGTGGCCAATTCCAATGTTCCAAGGCTTGCTTCCCAGAATTTATCAAATCGTCGAGGAAATTAATCGTCGTTATCGTGCTGCTAAAATTCCTGTTTTTGGTGAAGATATTGTCGATCGAACAGCTCCTTTGGGTGATGGCCAAGTTCGGATGGCTTATTTAGCTGTTATTGGTAGTCACAGCGTCAACGGGGTTGCACCATTACACACCGAGTTGCTAGAAAAAGATGTTTTAGCTGATCTTTACCGAATTTATCCTGAAAAATTCAACAATAAGACTAACGGTATTGCTGAACGTCGTTGGTTGGAAGTTGCTAACCAACCGCTTACTAAGTTGATTGACAGTAAGATTGGTAAAGAGTGGCACTTCAATCCGAAATTGTTGCAGGAATTGTCAGCCTTTGAAGGCGATACTAAGTTTTTGAATCAATTAGTTGATGTTAAGAAAGAAAATAAGCAACGTTTGGCCGATTATGTACAGTCCGAAATGGGAATTACGATTCGAACCGATGCTATTTTTGACGTCCAAATCAAGCGGCTGCATGCGTATAAGCGACAAGTGTTGCATATGCTAGAGATTATTCGTGAGTACCTGGAAATCAAGCACGATCCTAAGGCTGAAGTTACACCACGAGTTCACATTTTTGGTGCCAAGGCAGCTCCTAGTTATCACTATGCCAAGTCAGTTATCAAGGTTATCAATGCGTTAGCCGATTTGGTCAACAATGATCCTGATATCGGTGATAAGTTGAAAGTTGTCTTTATACCTAACTATGGTGTTTCGTTGGGTGAGTTGATTATTCCCGCAGCTGATATTAGTGAGCAAATTTCGACAGCCTCTAAGGAAGCATCTGGTACTAGCAATATGAAATTGATGACTAATGGTGCTTTGTCATTGGCCACATTAGATGGCGCAAATATTGATATCATTCGGGCAGCCGGCAAGCAAAACGAGTATACCTTTGGACTCACAGCGAGCGATGTTTACGGCTATTATCACCGCAATGATTATCGTTCAAAAGCTATTTATGACAGTAATCCTGAGTTACAAAAAGTCGTTAATTGCTTAATTACCAATATGATTCCGGGTATTTCGACTGAGGGCCGTGAGATTTACGATTCATTACTACAATATAATGATGAATATTTCGTTTTGGCTGATTATGCCGATTACGTCAAACAGCAGAAACAGATTTCCCAAGATTTCAAAGATGTCGAGACTTGGCAGAAGAAGTCCTTGGCTAATATTGCTGCATCCGGAACATTCTCAGCTGACTATTCAGTAGCCCGTTACGCTGAGGATATTTGGCAAGTTCCATATAAGCGGATTTTGAAATAA